One stretch of Candidatus Hydrogenedentota bacterium DNA includes these proteins:
- a CDS encoding polymer-forming cytoskeletal protein: MSNAGDAPGIPEVKKSPNSRPKGLLGGVAAWFDAAIHRGRGGGHGGSALAEIRREAPAPVQDAAQRRARNSAQGRMVIPGGVLVAGSLGGGVDAEIAGRVEGDIHVKGVLVAHKSAVVTGGVSAVSCQVDGVVEGPVTAVEDVSVGRSGRVNAEVRAGKNVDVSGCVAGNISSEARLRLLAGCVVNGDVCARVLVMEDGATLNGLCSMAAKAPPGASGLDAERS, translated from the coding sequence ATGTCAAACGCCGGAGACGCGCCGGGCATCCCGGAGGTGAAAAAATCGCCAAACAGCCGCCCGAAGGGTCTGCTGGGCGGTGTGGCCGCCTGGTTTGACGCCGCCATACACAGGGGACGCGGCGGCGGGCACGGCGGCTCCGCCCTGGCGGAGATCAGGCGCGAGGCGCCGGCCCCGGTTCAGGACGCCGCCCAGCGCCGCGCCAGGAATTCCGCGCAGGGCCGCATGGTTATACCCGGCGGAGTGTTGGTCGCCGGTTCGCTTGGCGGCGGTGTGGACGCGGAAATCGCCGGACGTGTCGAGGGCGACATCCATGTGAAAGGCGTGCTGGTTGCCCATAAATCAGCCGTTGTCACGGGCGGCGTGAGCGCGGTCTCCTGCCAGGTGGACGGTGTCGTCGAGGGGCCCGTGACCGCCGTGGAGGATGTTTCCGTGGGCAGGTCGGGCCGCGTGAACGCCGAGGTCCGGGCCGGAAAGAATGTTGACGTTTCCGGCTGCGTGGCCGGGAACATATCCTCCGAGGCGCGGCTGCGGCTTCTTGCGGGCTGCGTTGTCAACGGCGATGTCTGCGCGCGCGTTTTGGTGATGGAGGACGGGGCGACACTGAACGGCCTGTGCAGCATGGCCGCGAAGGCGCCCCCAGGCGCGTCCGGTTTGGACGCTGAAAGGAGCTGA
- a CDS encoding redoxin domain-containing protein — translation MKVKIILPAVGLAALAVAGVVFWGAGNTPVAAAVEVGEPMPGFTLNDIYGKERKLSDFSGKIVVIEFCSQECPFSRGSDPHLSALAKQYAGQGVVVLGIDSHHGTTPEAIKKYSEEKGKTYPILKDTGNGYADAAGAKVTPEVFVVDQKGNVAYHGAFDNRKSPDEKGDIPYVENAVKALLDGKPVDPKTVKAWGCSIKRAPK, via the coding sequence ATGAAGGTGAAAATCATTCTGCCCGCCGTGGGGCTTGCGGCGCTGGCGGTGGCGGGAGTGGTGTTCTGGGGCGCCGGAAACACGCCAGTGGCCGCCGCCGTGGAAGTGGGGGAGCCCATGCCCGGTTTCACCCTGAACGACATTTACGGAAAGGAGCGCAAACTCTCCGACTTTTCCGGAAAGATTGTCGTAATCGAGTTCTGCTCCCAGGAATGCCCCTTCTCGCGCGGCAGCGACCCCCATCTGTCCGCGTTGGCAAAACAGTATGCCGGGCAGGGGGTGGTCGTGCTGGGGATAGACTCGCACCACGGCACCACGCCCGAGGCCATCAAGAAATACTCCGAAGAGAAGGGGAAAACCTACCCCATTCTCAAGGACACCGGCAACGGCTACGCCGATGCGGCGGGCGCCAAGGTGACCCCGGAGGTCTTTGTGGTTGACCAGAAGGGCAACGTGGCCTATCATGGCGCGTTCGACAACCGGAAAAGCCCCGACGAGAAGGGGGACATCCCTTATGTCGAAAACGCGGTCAAGGCGCTTCTCGACGGCAAGCCTGTGGACCCCAAAACCGTGAAGGCCTGGGGATGCTCCATCAAACGCGCGCCAAAATGA
- a CDS encoding redoxin family protein encodes MLAAACAVMLAVAGCGGQGALPENNPAMAKPGLEGVQVIAAEELKSLLERNRGRVTVINLWATWCPPCVAEMPELQQFHDRNADRDVFLAAVSADAVETLETAVSPFVKKQSLSFPVYILKEVDPDELGRMLGAEISGALPTTLVYSRDGKLAKIWEGQIHLSDLENVVSPLL; translated from the coding sequence ATGCTTGCGGCGGCGTGTGCGGTGATGCTGGCCGTTGCGGGATGCGGCGGTCAGGGCGCGTTGCCGGAAAACAACCCGGCAATGGCCAAACCAGGACTTGAAGGCGTTCAAGTCATTGCGGCGGAAGAACTAAAAAGCCTGCTGGAGCGAAACAGGGGGCGTGTGACTGTGATCAACCTGTGGGCGACATGGTGCCCCCCCTGTGTCGCCGAGATGCCGGAACTGCAACAATTCCATGACCGCAACGCGGACAGGGATGTTTTTCTCGCCGCCGTTTCGGCGGACGCGGTGGAGACCCTCGAAACGGCTGTCAGCCCTTTTGTCAAGAAACAGTCCTTGTCCTTTCCTGTTTACATTTTGAAGGAAGTTGACCCGGATGAATTGGGCCGGATGCTTGGGGCGGAAATCTCAGGGGCCCTGCCGACCACGCTTGTGTATTCCCGAGACGGGAAACTGGCAAAAATATGGGAAGGGCAAATCCATCTTTCTGACCTGGAAAACGTTGTATCTCCTTTGCTGTGA
- a CDS encoding leucine-rich repeat domain-containing protein, with the protein MNKFVAAGKTGLLCAALCVMLLGSGCSLFGVVYIPDKALQSAVRASLGKPLGILTRSDLRGIQEIQAPNLNIKNLEGLQHCESLTVLNLRGNQVLSLSPLNGLTNLVRVDLGDNRVQVIEAVAGWFFLEELRLDGESNDIWDWQPLVANAQAGGLGAGNVVVLPARTTLDANGGALPGFAAAQQVLLEKGVALSIL; encoded by the coding sequence ATGAACAAGTTTGTTGCTGCGGGAAAAACGGGCCTCCTGTGCGCGGCGCTGTGCGTCATGCTGCTGGGTTCGGGATGCTCCCTGTTCGGGGTGGTGTACATTCCGGACAAGGCCCTTCAGTCCGCCGTGCGGGCCTCCCTCGGCAAGCCGCTGGGGATTTTGACCCGCTCGGACCTGCGCGGGATTCAGGAGATTCAGGCGCCCAACCTGAACATAAAAAACCTCGAGGGGTTGCAGCACTGCGAGTCCCTCACCGTGCTCAACCTGCGCGGGAACCAGGTCCTGAGCCTGTCCCCCCTGAACGGCCTGACAAATCTTGTCCGCGTGGATTTGGGCGACAACCGCGTCCAGGTGATTGAGGCCGTGGCCGGATGGTTCTTCCTGGAGGAACTCCGCCTGGACGGCGAAAGCAACGATATCTGGGACTGGCAGCCCCTGGTGGCCAACGCCCAGGCGGGCGGCCTGGGCGCGGGCAACGTGGTGGTCCTGCCCGCCCGCACCACACTGGACGCAAACGGCGGCGCCCTGCCCGGATTCGCGGCGGCGCAGCAGGTTCTTCTCGAAAAGGGCGTGGCCCTTTCCATCCTGTAG
- a CDS encoding VWA domain-containing protein produces MRFAKPRWWAAIGAVAVLAVLTGCPPTARLEVLPAAVSFGADRAEVFITLRNLGKLPAAWTMEEVVRDNADAPWRAGEVAWFAADKADGTLGTELDRLTLTADRSLLTAGNYENAGIRVAGRNFSRIVPVSISVEPTLEVVPSRISLRPGTRTASFTVRNTGGSGLAWSVRFLEPGAAPDASVPLPADMTATPNPGTTAVGGQTRVELNWTVDRGDFRILVDSPGGQAVVQVVFGAALPGLEVTPENLTLYYQNSSGSAAPSQPASKLYIKNIGATARSWNLSLSDRNNPDTAPAISATPGLGSTQPGETTEVLVRVTDPAAVTAGSGNYELAVRSGADGFLLIPVTLEVVSLPVIVASEPPNPVVDRPEVAALSTLDFGRDKFVMEFWVVNTGPLSSDLFFQVTHDDQEIATPLISSVSPLRGDTNERPGQDFFLFGTNDRVDATPVYVTVDRSVMTEDVEYRTITIEAWNQDYTARVDAVEPWTIEVRVERPPLTVEGAINRSRPPFLSKFLFLLRDTRGAAIPTQTPEDLSKIDFDVAEDGIALDWNETTRNLTGPEGIKANIVLLLDYTGSMYNAGTSDTVAPLRPGEALAQVKEAALRFLDDLPASHRVSLMYYNDRQQLNRVIFPFSTDRGALKAALRDFRISPAFHGTSAIWDAVVEAVQRLAAEDPPETLPFDDADMRAVIFITDGQDNSSVSDAGAAASTAKDNRVRLYPLGYAPKSPLNTAALIEAANTTGGHYYGAGDVRNLTALLGNRRSLVLEPAESVLPEEVSFNIVNAGGAPLAWNAALAEARPWITSVVPDSGIAPVGGSSRVTVTVNPAAAGAPPLNNVRAVLNITSGDGQGTATVRMFLGPDDVTLQDLSVTLDDEPGLVWSELRNQVVLSYVTPRQSAGNYTIRVNYTQPNGDVITGFFQEDGLFFPGDVRAGQLSMTTSGITLDPDAATVDEAVRAEAFLRADYVPRGVSQFRVRFVPQLPVDAPPAAVAAFAASFSLDAELAPDGLLVSTDAFTPAWRLVKGQDHVYTMLTEQSNYLPYGVSGNLLRLRLTGLKGYVDACNAAGVDPRVLLDMRAENQIYVRPAGPGRPSETVFFLYPSGPAAPDRPLVVGEVSDTAAAARTILDLVTFSINPEASGAWDRDEDGLPDFQDPAPDNPSLPGLLTFPSQVNVTLGPATVTVTNNRLDTFEWAVAVQSAALAGRFTVDLTGAAAVLAPGESASFKISVDKTGLPSGNYEAALLLDTDAFATEQTKVVFSVS; encoded by the coding sequence ATGAGATTTGCCAAGCCTCGATGGTGGGCGGCGATTGGCGCGGTTGCGGTGCTGGCCGTCCTGACCGGCTGCCCCCCCACAGCACGACTTGAGGTGCTTCCGGCGGCGGTGTCGTTCGGCGCGGACCGCGCCGAAGTTTTCATCACCCTCCGCAATCTTGGAAAACTCCCCGCCGCATGGACGATGGAGGAGGTGGTGCGCGACAACGCGGACGCGCCCTGGCGCGCGGGCGAGGTGGCCTGGTTCGCCGCGGACAAGGCGGACGGGACGCTCGGGACAGAACTGGACCGTCTCACCTTGACCGCAGACCGCTCCCTGTTGACGGCGGGCAATTACGAAAACGCGGGCATCCGCGTGGCAGGCCGCAATTTCAGCAGGATTGTTCCCGTCTCCATCTCCGTTGAACCCACCCTGGAAGTGGTTCCGTCCCGCATCTCCCTGCGTCCGGGAACCCGGACCGCCAGTTTTACCGTCCGCAACACCGGGGGAAGCGGCCTGGCATGGAGTGTGCGCTTCCTTGAGCCCGGCGCCGCGCCGGACGCGTCAGTCCCCCTGCCCGCGGACATGACGGCGACGCCAAACCCCGGCACCACCGCCGTGGGCGGACAAACCCGCGTGGAGCTGAACTGGACGGTTGACCGGGGCGATTTCCGGATTCTGGTGGATTCACCCGGCGGCCAGGCCGTGGTGCAGGTGGTCTTCGGCGCGGCCCTGCCGGGACTGGAAGTGACTCCTGAAAACCTCACACTCTATTACCAGAACAGCAGCGGCTCCGCCGCGCCGTCCCAGCCGGCCTCCAAACTGTATATCAAGAACATCGGCGCCACGGCCCGTTCATGGAACCTGTCCCTTTCCGACAGAAACAATCCGGACACCGCCCCGGCCATTTCCGCGACACCAGGCCTGGGAAGCACCCAGCCGGGCGAGACCACCGAGGTGCTGGTCCGTGTCACGGACCCGGCGGCGGTCACGGCCGGCAGCGGAAATTACGAGCTGGCCGTGCGTTCCGGCGCCGACGGTTTCCTGCTGATTCCCGTCACCCTTGAAGTCGTCTCCCTGCCCGTCATTGTGGCCTCCGAACCGCCCAACCCCGTTGTGGACCGCCCGGAAGTCGCCGCACTCTCCACCCTGGATTTTGGCAGGGACAAATTCGTCATGGAATTCTGGGTGGTCAACACGGGCCCCCTCTCCTCGGACCTCTTTTTCCAGGTGACCCATGACGACCAGGAAATCGCCACGCCCCTGATCTCAAGCGTTTCCCCCCTGCGCGGTGACACCAACGAGCGCCCCGGCCAGGATTTCTTCCTCTTTGGCACCAATGACCGTGTGGACGCCACCCCGGTTTATGTGACTGTTGACCGCTCCGTGATGACCGAGGATGTGGAGTACCGGACCATCACCATCGAGGCGTGGAACCAGGATTACACCGCCCGCGTTGACGCGGTGGAGCCCTGGACCATCGAGGTCCGCGTGGAGCGTCCGCCCCTGACGGTGGAGGGTGCCATCAACCGAAGCCGCCCCCCCTTCCTCAGCAAGTTCCTCTTCCTCCTGCGCGACACCAGGGGGGCCGCCATTCCAACCCAGACCCCGGAGGACCTGTCAAAAATTGACTTTGACGTGGCCGAGGACGGCATCGCCCTGGACTGGAACGAGACCACGCGCAACCTCACCGGTCCCGAAGGCATCAAGGCCAACATCGTCCTGCTGCTCGACTACACCGGGAGCATGTATAACGCCGGAACCTCCGACACCGTCGCGCCGCTCCGGCCTGGCGAGGCCCTTGCCCAGGTCAAAGAGGCGGCCCTGCGCTTCCTCGACGACCTCCCCGCAAGCCACCGCGTCTCCCTCATGTATTACAACGACCGGCAGCAGTTGAACCGGGTCATCTTCCCGTTCAGCACGGACCGCGGGGCGCTGAAAGCGGCCCTGCGCGATTTCAGGATTTCCCCCGCGTTCCACGGCACCTCCGCCATTTGGGACGCCGTCGTGGAGGCGGTGCAGCGCCTCGCCGCGGAGGATCCGCCCGAAACGCTGCCCTTTGACGACGCCGACATGCGCGCCGTCATCTTTATCACCGACGGCCAGGACAACTCCTCGGTCTCCGACGCGGGCGCCGCCGCGTCCACCGCAAAAGACAACCGTGTCCGGCTGTACCCGCTGGGATACGCGCCCAAGTCGCCGCTGAACACCGCCGCCCTCATCGAGGCCGCGAACACCACGGGCGGCCATTATTATGGGGCGGGGGACGTGCGCAACCTCACCGCCCTGCTGGGCAACCGGCGCTCCCTCGTGCTGGAGCCTGCGGAAAGCGTCCTGCCCGAAGAGGTTTCCTTCAATATTGTCAATGCGGGCGGGGCGCCTCTGGCATGGAACGCGGCCCTGGCGGAAGCCCGGCCCTGGATCACCTCCGTGGTTCCCGACTCGGGTATCGCCCCCGTGGGTGGAAGTTCCCGGGTCACCGTCACGGTGAATCCCGCCGCGGCCGGCGCGCCGCCGCTGAACAATGTGCGGGCGGTCCTCAACATCACCTCCGGCGACGGACAGGGCACCGCCACGGTCCGCATGTTCCTGGGCCCGGACGATGTCACGCTCCAGGACCTCTCCGTGACGCTCGACGACGAACCGGGCCTGGTCTGGTCGGAGCTGCGCAACCAGGTGGTCCTTTCGTATGTGACCCCGAGGCAGAGCGCGGGGAACTACACCATCCGGGTGAACTACACGCAGCCCAACGGGGATGTGATTACGGGATTCTTCCAGGAAGACGGCCTCTTTTTCCCGGGCGACGTGCGCGCGGGCCAGCTTTCCATGACCACTTCGGGCATTACGCTTGACCCGGACGCCGCCACGGTGGACGAGGCCGTCCGGGCCGAGGCCTTCCTCCGCGCCGACTATGTCCCGCGCGGGGTCAGCCAGTTCCGGGTGCGCTTTGTGCCGCAGTTGCCCGTGGACGCGCCTCCGGCGGCCGTCGCCGCCTTCGCCGCGTCGTTCAGCCTCGACGCGGAACTCGCCCCGGACGGCCTGCTTGTCTCCACGGACGCGTTCACGCCGGCCTGGCGGCTGGTCAAAGGCCAGGACCATGTCTATACCATGCTCACGGAGCAGAGCAACTATCTGCCCTACGGCGTCTCCGGCAATCTGCTGCGGCTGCGCCTGACCGGCCTGAAAGGCTATGTGGACGCCTGCAACGCGGCGGGCGTGGACCCGCGCGTCCTGCTGGACATGCGCGCGGAAAACCAGATTTACGTGCGGCCCGCCGGTCCCGGCAGGCCCAGCGAAACGGTCTTCTTCCTGTACCCCTCCGGTCCGGCCGCGCCGGACAGGCCCCTGGTGGTGGGCGAGGTCTCCGACACGGCGGCCGCGGCCCGCACCATACTGGACCTGGTCACTTTCAGCATTAATCCGGAGGCCTCCGGCGCCTGGGACCGCGACGAGGACGGGCTGCCGGACTTCCAGGACCCGGCCCCGGACAACCCGTCCCTGCCCGGCCTGCTGACCTTCCCCTCGCAGGTGAACGTCACGCTGGGCCCGGCGACGGTCACGGTGACCAACAACCGCCTGGACACCTTCGAGTGGGCCGTCGCCGTTCAATCCGCCGCGCTGGCGGGCCGTTTCACGGTTGACCTCACCGGCGCCGCCGCGGTGCTCGCGCCGGGTGAAAGCGCAAGTTTCAAAATCTCCGTGGACAAGACGGGCCTCCCCTCGGGCAATTACGAGGCGGCCCTGCTGCTGGACACGGACGCGTTCGCCACCGAACAGACCAAGGTGGTGTTCTCGGTAAGTTGA